A section of the Devosia rhizoryzae genome encodes:
- the glgA gene encoding glycogen synthase GlgA, with translation MEVLSVTSEIYPLIKTGGLADVAGALPGALAATGVAMRTLVPGYPAVLSRIEERREVAQFSDLFGVTGRLIAGRVAGLDLIVLDAPALFDRPGNPYMGPEGWDWPDNWKRFAALSWVASELGLGLVDGYRPHLIHAHDWQAGLVPAYVKFGPSSTLKTVMTVHNMAFQGTFGVDIFWQLRLPPHAFSVYGVEYYGGVGYLKSGIECADAVTTVSPTYAAEIRTPDFGSGLDGLLNNRASTVFGVLNGIDMNAWNPATDPALVQNYTASTIQNRLVNKRAIQEQFGLEPLNVPLFTVISRLTGQKGIDLLADNIDYLVSLGGQLAVLGSGEAHLENAIRSATQRHPGKVGLVTGYNEKLSHLLQGGADVIIVPSRFEPCGLTQLYALRYGCIPLVSRVGGLNDTVIDANVAAMQAEVATGVQFAPPTGPALGDALRRTFELYADERSWKKMQRRGMKSDVSWETSAARYAQLYASLTGMSLNDDAND, from the coding sequence ATCGAAGTCCTGTCGGTCACCTCCGAGATCTATCCGCTGATCAAGACGGGCGGGCTGGCAGATGTTGCCGGCGCGCTGCCCGGCGCCTTGGCTGCGACTGGCGTAGCGATGCGCACGTTGGTGCCAGGCTATCCGGCGGTCCTCAGCAGGATCGAAGAACGACGTGAAGTTGCGCAGTTCTCCGATCTCTTCGGCGTCACCGGACGGCTGATCGCCGGCCGCGTGGCGGGGCTCGACTTGATCGTACTCGATGCGCCAGCGTTGTTTGACCGGCCGGGCAATCCCTATATGGGTCCGGAAGGCTGGGACTGGCCGGACAACTGGAAGCGGTTTGCCGCCTTGAGCTGGGTGGCTTCCGAGCTCGGCCTCGGGCTTGTGGACGGCTACCGCCCCCACCTGATCCATGCCCATGATTGGCAAGCAGGCCTTGTGCCAGCTTATGTCAAATTTGGACCGTCATCGACGCTCAAAACCGTCATGACCGTCCACAACATGGCTTTTCAGGGCACGTTTGGCGTCGACATTTTCTGGCAGCTCCGCCTGCCGCCGCATGCTTTTTCCGTCTATGGCGTCGAATATTATGGCGGCGTTGGCTATCTCAAATCGGGCATCGAATGCGCCGACGCGGTGACTACCGTATCTCCCACCTATGCCGCCGAAATCCGCACACCGGATTTTGGTTCGGGGCTCGACGGACTGCTCAATAACCGTGCTTCGACAGTCTTTGGCGTGCTCAACGGCATCGACATGAATGCCTGGAACCCTGCAACCGACCCGGCCCTTGTGCAGAACTATACGGCCAGCACGATCCAGAACCGGCTGGTCAACAAGCGCGCTATCCAGGAGCAGTTTGGCCTCGAGCCGCTCAACGTGCCGCTGTTCACCGTGATCAGCCGCCTGACCGGGCAGAAGGGCATCGACCTTCTCGCTGACAATATCGACTACCTCGTCTCCCTAGGCGGTCAGCTGGCCGTGCTCGGCTCTGGTGAGGCGCATCTGGAAAACGCCATTCGCAGTGCTACGCAGAGGCATCCGGGGAAGGTGGGCCTGGTTACCGGCTACAATGAAAAGCTCAGCCATCTGCTGCAGGGTGGGGCCGATGTCATCATCGTTCCTTCGCGCTTCGAGCCGTGCGGGCTGACCCAACTTTATGCGCTTCGCTATGGCTGCATTCCGCTGGTGAGCCGTGTCGGCGGGCTCAATGACACGGTGATTGACGCCAACGTTGCCGCCATGCAGGCGGAAGTCGCTACCGGCGTTCAGTTCGCGCCGCCTACTGGGCCGGCGCTGGGTGATGCACTGCGACGCACCTTCGAGCTTTATGCCGACGAACGATCCTGGAAGAAAATGCAGAGGCGCGGAATGAAGTCGGATGTGAGCTGGGAAACCAGCGCCGCCCGCTATGCGCAACTCTATGCCTCGCTGACCGGAATGAGCCTCAATGACGACGCAAACGATTAA
- the glgB gene encoding 1,4-alpha-glucan branching protein GlgB, whose product MSVSKETWQADGREIEAIVAGRHSNAFAFLGLHEVGEAQVLRAFVPHAETLHAFTLDGEALGHLIPRHPAGFFEAKVEIKDRQPIRYHAKNAGGEWDVFDPYTFGPVLGPMDDYYIGEGSHLRLFDKLGAHEMEFEGIHGTHFAVWAPNALRVSVVGSFNEWDGRRHPMRNRMGIWEVFIPVLGTGTIYKYEIVGPNGQVLPLKADPYARQAELRPRNASVVPDPTPFTWTDQKYMEERAKKDWRRTPMSIYEVHLGSWRRRADGGFMSYDQLAEQLVPYAADMGYTHLEFMPVSEHPFDPSWGYQPTGLFAPTARFGDPAGFARLVNAAHEAGLGVILDWVPAHFPTDDFGLANFDGTALYEHADPRQGFHPDWNTAIYNFGRKEVSSFLTNNAMYWLEVFHIDGLRVDAVASMLYLDYSRQPGEWVPNKHGGNQNLEAVAFLQRVNSEVYRNFPGAFMIAEESTSWPGVSSPVYAGGLGFGFKWNMGFMNDTLRYMSRETIHRRYHHNDMTFGMVYAFSENFVLPLSHDEVVHGKGALLTKMPGDDWQKFANLRAYLGYMWGHPGKKLLFMGQEFAQREEWSEARSLDWWLLDAPAHEGMRRLVADLNAAYRSLPALHERDCEPEGFEWVIGNDHANSVLAWLRKAPGADPVLVITNFTPVPRSGYKVPMPLAGQWVERLNTDAGWYAGGNTGNQGVIEAYEVEGKHWPAEAELFLPPLATLFLKFEPSKGGATDTTRSNPGILGGL is encoded by the coding sequence TTGAGCGTAAGCAAGGAAACCTGGCAGGCGGATGGCCGCGAAATCGAAGCCATCGTGGCGGGGCGCCACAGCAATGCTTTCGCCTTTTTGGGCCTGCATGAAGTGGGTGAAGCTCAGGTGCTCCGCGCCTTTGTGCCCCATGCCGAAACGCTGCATGCCTTTACTCTCGATGGCGAAGCGCTGGGCCACCTGATACCGCGCCATCCGGCGGGGTTCTTCGAGGCCAAGGTCGAGATCAAGGATCGCCAGCCGATCCGCTACCACGCCAAAAATGCCGGCGGCGAATGGGACGTGTTCGATCCCTATACCTTCGGACCCGTGCTGGGTCCGATGGACGACTATTATATCGGCGAGGGCAGCCACCTTCGGCTTTTCGACAAGCTGGGCGCCCACGAGATGGAATTCGAGGGTATCCACGGCACCCATTTTGCTGTCTGGGCGCCAAACGCGCTGCGCGTATCAGTCGTCGGGTCGTTCAACGAATGGGACGGCCGCCGCCATCCGATGCGCAATCGCATGGGTATCTGGGAAGTGTTCATTCCCGTGCTCGGTACCGGCACGATCTATAAGTATGAAATCGTGGGGCCGAACGGGCAGGTGCTGCCGCTCAAGGCCGATCCATATGCCCGGCAGGCTGAGCTGCGTCCGCGCAACGCTTCGGTCGTGCCTGATCCGACGCCGTTCACCTGGACGGACCAGAAGTATATGGAAGAGCGCGCCAAGAAGGATTGGCGCCGCACGCCGATGTCCATCTACGAGGTGCACTTGGGCTCCTGGCGCCGTCGCGCCGATGGCGGCTTCATGAGCTATGACCAGCTCGCCGAGCAGTTGGTGCCCTATGCTGCTGACATGGGCTATACCCACCTTGAATTCATGCCGGTCTCGGAACACCCGTTCGATCCGAGCTGGGGTTATCAGCCCACGGGACTGTTTGCGCCGACAGCACGGTTTGGCGATCCGGCGGGTTTTGCCCGGCTGGTAAACGCAGCGCATGAAGCAGGGCTTGGCGTCATCCTCGATTGGGTGCCGGCACACTTCCCAACCGACGATTTCGGCCTTGCCAATTTCGACGGGACCGCGCTTTACGAGCATGCCGATCCGCGCCAAGGATTCCACCCGGACTGGAACACGGCGATCTACAATTTCGGCCGCAAGGAAGTGTCGTCCTTCCTCACCAATAACGCCATGTACTGGCTAGAAGTCTTCCATATCGATGGACTGCGCGTCGACGCCGTGGCCTCGATGCTCTACCTCGACTACTCCCGCCAGCCGGGCGAATGGGTGCCCAACAAGCATGGCGGCAACCAGAACCTTGAAGCTGTCGCCTTCCTCCAGCGGGTCAATTCCGAGGTTTATCGCAACTTTCCTGGCGCCTTCATGATCGCCGAGGAATCCACCTCCTGGCCGGGCGTCAGTTCCCCCGTTTATGCCGGTGGACTGGGGTTCGGGTTCAAGTGGAACATGGGGTTTATGAACGACACGCTGCGCTACATGAGCCGCGAGACCATTCATCGGCGCTATCACCACAACGACATGACCTTTGGCATGGTCTATGCGTTCAGCGAGAACTTCGTTCTGCCGCTCAGCCATGATGAAGTGGTGCATGGCAAGGGCGCGCTGCTGACCAAGATGCCGGGCGACGACTGGCAGAAGTTCGCTAATCTGCGAGCATATCTCGGGTATATGTGGGGCCACCCGGGCAAGAAGCTCTTGTTCATGGGCCAGGAATTCGCGCAGCGCGAAGAATGGTCCGAGGCTCGCTCGCTCGACTGGTGGCTTCTCGACGCGCCTGCCCATGAGGGGATGCGACGGCTCGTCGCCGATCTTAACGCCGCCTATCGGAGCCTGCCGGCCCTGCATGAACGCGATTGCGAGCCGGAGGGCTTTGAATGGGTGATCGGCAACGATCATGCCAATTCCGTACTCGCCTGGCTGCGCAAGGCGCCGGGGGCTGATCCGGTGCTGGTCATCACCAATTTCACGCCAGTGCCACGCAGCGGCTATAAAGTGCCCATGCCCCTGGCTGGACAATGGGTGGAACGGCTCAATACCGACGCCGGTTGGTATGCCGGTGGCAATACGGGCAACCAGGGCGTCATCGAGGCTTACGAGGTCGAGGGCAAGCATTGGCCCGCCGAAGCGGAGCTCTTCTTGCCGCCGCTTGCCACTTTGTTCCTTAAATTCGAGCCGTCCAAGGGCGGCGCAACTGATACGACCCGGAGCAATCCGGGCATTCTAGGAGGGCTTTAG
- the glgC gene encoding glucose-1-phosphate adenylyltransferase, which produces MADYRVPSPLAREAMAYVLAGGRGTRLMELTDRRAKPAVYFGGKARIIDFALSNAINSGIRRISVATQYQAHSLIRHMSRGWNFLRPERNESFDVLPASQRVREDMWYAGTADAVYQNMDIIEDSGARYIVILAGDHIYKMDYEIMLRQHVDTGADVTIGCLEVPRMEAVGFGVMHVDGRDRVIDFVEKPKDPPSIPGNPDMALASMGIYVFDTKFLMEQLRRDAATEGSNRDFGKDIIPYLVKNGTAWAHRFTRSCVRSSNETVSYWRDVGTVDAYWKANIDLTDITPQLDLYDKDWPIWTYAEITPPAKFVHDYDGRRGSAVNSLVSGDCIISGGHLQRTLLSTGSRVHSYSVLDEAVVLPYCDIGRNARVRKAVIDRGVSIPEGLVIGEDPEFDAKWFRRTEEGVTLVTQAMVNRYLADR; this is translated from the coding sequence ATGGCTGATTACCGTGTTCCGTCGCCTCTGGCTCGTGAAGCCATGGCCTATGTGCTTGCCGGTGGACGCGGCACGCGCCTCATGGAGCTGACCGATCGTCGCGCCAAGCCGGCTGTCTACTTCGGCGGCAAGGCGCGCATCATCGATTTCGCGCTGTCCAATGCCATTAATTCCGGCATCCGCCGCATTTCGGTGGCGACGCAATACCAGGCGCATTCGCTGATCCGCCACATGTCGCGCGGCTGGAACTTCCTTCGTCCCGAGCGTAACGAGAGCTTCGACGTCCTCCCGGCATCGCAGCGCGTGCGCGAGGATATGTGGTATGCCGGCACTGCCGACGCCGTCTACCAGAACATGGACATCATCGAGGATTCGGGCGCCCGCTATATCGTTATTCTTGCGGGCGACCACATCTACAAGATGGACTATGAAATCATGCTGCGCCAGCATGTGGACACCGGCGCCGATGTCACGATCGGCTGCCTCGAAGTGCCGCGCATGGAAGCCGTCGGCTTCGGTGTCATGCATGTCGATGGACGTGACCGCGTCATCGATTTCGTCGAAAAGCCCAAGGACCCGCCGTCCATTCCCGGCAATCCCGACATGGCGCTGGCCTCAATGGGCATCTATGTCTTCGACACCAAGTTCCTGATGGAACAGCTGCGCCGCGACGCGGCCACCGAGGGGTCCAACCGCGACTTCGGCAAGGACATCATTCCCTATCTCGTCAAGAACGGCACGGCCTGGGCGCACCGCTTTACCCGCTCCTGCGTCCGCTCGAGCAACGAAACGGTGTCCTATTGGCGCGACGTCGGAACGGTCGACGCCTATTGGAAGGCCAATATCGATCTGACCGACATTACACCGCAGCTCGACCTCTACGACAAGGACTGGCCGATCTGGACTTATGCGGAGATCACTCCGCCGGCCAAGTTCGTGCATGACTATGACGGGCGCCGCGGTTCGGCGGTAAATTCGCTGGTCTCGGGCGATTGCATCATTTCGGGCGGTCACCTGCAGCGCACGCTCCTGTCGACTGGATCACGTGTCCACTCCTATTCGGTGCTCGATGAGGCTGTGGTGCTGCCCTATTGTGACATCGGCCGCAATGCGCGCGTGCGCAAGGCGGTGATCGATCGCGGCGTTTCCATTCCGGAAGGATTGGTAATTGGCGAAGATCCCGAGTTCGACGCCAAGTGGTTCCGCCGCACCGAAGAGGGCGTGACCCTGGTCACCCAGGCCATGGTCAACCGGTATCTGGCCGATCGATGA
- a CDS encoding alpha-D-glucose phosphate-specific phosphoglucomutase, which translates to MTTQTIKTTPFSDQKPGTSGLRKRVTVYQQPNYVENYIQAIFDSLEGFAGQTLVIGGDGRFFNDVAIQKAIRIAAANGFDKVLVGQGGILSTPAASHVIRHYKAFGGLVLSASHNPGGPDGDFGIKYNIGNGGPAPEKITDAVYARTKVIDSFKTLDTADIDLNTTGTQQVGDMVVEVIDPVEDYAALMQTLFDFDAIRALFAGGFRMTFDAMSAVTGPYAHAILEDMLGAPKGTVVNGTPSPTFDNGHPDPNLVYCKDMYDLLMTPDGPDFGAASDGDGDRNLIIGKNRFVTPSDSLALLAANAHLAPGYKNGIAGIARSMPTSAAADRVAEKLGIEMHETPTGWKFFGNLLDAGRVTICGEESAGTGSDHVREKDGLWAVLLWLNILAVRKQGVDEIVREHWRTYGRNYYTRHDYEEVDSAIANTLMDDLRAKLPSLRGQTLGEDMQVAYADDFTYHDPVDGSTSAKQGVRIGFADGSRIVLRLSGTGTVGATLRVYLERYEAADGRHDLDTQLALEPLIGIVEQLAGIKARTGRVEPSVIT; encoded by the coding sequence ATGACGACGCAAACGATTAAGACCACGCCGTTTTCCGACCAGAAGCCGGGCACATCGGGCCTGCGCAAGCGCGTGACGGTTTATCAGCAGCCCAATTATGTCGAGAACTACATCCAGGCCATCTTCGACAGCCTCGAAGGTTTTGCCGGCCAGACATTGGTGATCGGCGGCGACGGGCGTTTCTTTAATGACGTCGCCATCCAGAAAGCCATCCGCATTGCGGCAGCCAACGGCTTTGACAAGGTGCTGGTCGGGCAAGGGGGCATTCTCTCCACGCCAGCTGCCAGCCATGTGATCCGCCACTACAAGGCGTTCGGGGGCCTTGTACTCTCGGCCAGTCACAATCCGGGCGGGCCCGATGGCGATTTCGGCATAAAGTACAATATCGGCAATGGTGGACCGGCGCCGGAAAAGATCACCGACGCGGTTTATGCCCGCACCAAGGTGATCGACAGTTTCAAGACCCTGGACACCGCGGACATCGACCTCAACACCACTGGCACCCAGCAGGTTGGCGATATGGTGGTCGAGGTGATCGATCCGGTCGAAGACTATGCGGCGCTGATGCAGACGCTCTTTGACTTCGATGCCATTCGTGCCCTGTTCGCCGGCGGCTTCCGGATGACCTTTGACGCAATGTCGGCGGTGACCGGGCCTTACGCCCACGCCATTCTCGAAGACATGCTGGGCGCGCCCAAGGGAACTGTCGTCAATGGCACGCCATCGCCCACCTTTGACAATGGGCATCCCGATCCGAACCTTGTTTATTGCAAGGACATGTACGACCTGCTGATGACCCCTGACGGTCCAGACTTCGGCGCAGCTTCGGACGGTGATGGCGATCGCAATCTCATCATCGGCAAGAACCGTTTCGTCACGCCTTCGGACTCCCTGGCGCTGCTTGCGGCGAACGCCCATCTGGCGCCTGGCTACAAGAACGGCATTGCCGGCATCGCCCGTTCCATGCCCACCAGCGCTGCCGCCGATCGCGTTGCGGAAAAGCTCGGCATCGAGATGCATGAGACGCCTACCGGCTGGAAGTTTTTCGGCAATTTGCTGGATGCCGGCCGTGTCACTATCTGCGGCGAGGAAAGCGCCGGTACGGGATCGGACCATGTGCGGGAAAAGGACGGGCTTTGGGCTGTGCTGCTCTGGCTCAATATTCTTGCCGTGCGCAAGCAGGGCGTCGACGAGATCGTGCGCGAGCATTGGCGCACCTATGGCCGCAACTATTATACGCGTCACGACTATGAAGAGGTCGACAGCGCCATTGCCAACACGCTGATGGATGATCTGCGCGCCAAACTGCCGTCGCTCCGGGGCCAGACGCTGGGCGAGGACATGCAGGTCGCCTATGCCGATGACTTCACCTACCACGACCCGGTGGATGGCTCGACCAGCGCCAAGCAGGGCGTTCGCATCGGCTTTGCGGATGGTTCGCGAATTGTCCTGCGGCTTTCAGGAACCGGCACGGTAGGCGCCACGTTGCGAGTCTATCTCGAACGGTACGAAGCCGCCGATGGACGCCACGACCTCGACACCCAACTTGCGCTCGAGCCGCTTATCGGGATCGTCGAGCAATTGGCCGGGATCAAGGCCAGAACCGGACGGGTCGAACCCAGCGTCATTACCTAG